The stretch of DNA CAGCGAGCGGGCGCACAGCAGGAAGGACAGCGCGCAGGTGAGGATGACCACCACGTCGAACAGGAGCCGGAAGCTGTTGTCTCCTGCGGGGAAGGGGCAGGTGGCACCAGCCTGGGGGCGGGATGGGCAGGTCCGGGGGACTCGGACAAGGGCGGCAGGTGGGTAGCCAGGGCGCCTGCTCAGGGATGGAGTTTGGGGGTCCGCGGCACTGGCCCCGCCGGGGTTGCAGggggtccccccaccccccgggatGGGAGCTCACCGTGCCTGAAGACGCTGGTGTGCTTGCACTCCTGGATGTGGGCCCAGGTCTCCAGGCGGATGGGCACGCGCCCGCTGTGCGCCTTGTTGTCAAACGTGATCTGCCAGGGCGGAAGGGGAGGGGGTGCCCCCTGCCAGAATGAGCCTCGatcgcccccacccccagcacccccagGGGTCCGCACAGCGCCCTCACCAGCACGCTGAAGGTGTAGCAGTCTGGAATCTCATTGTTAACCAGGCTCTGCAGGTTGATGGTTTTCAGTTTGAAGTGGATGGTCACGTTGATCAGCCTGgcatggtgggggggggggaggttggTCCGGGCTGCTCCGGGggggcccctgcccctgccagggtCCGGCCGCTGCCCCTGCTGAGGCTGCAGCTGGCACGGGAAATAaccctccctccccaacccccaccagcCAACAGGGAAGTGAGGATCCATGCTTCCTCCCCTGGCCCCCCCTTATTCCGGGGTGAGCTGGCAGTACTTGTGAAATTTCAGGGTGAGGTTCTTATAACTCGAACTGCCGTCCACAAGGCCGAGATCCTCATTGGGGGGGCCCGGGGGTCTCTCTGGGGGATCCACCTGGATGCAGTCTGAAGAGGGGGGGTTAGGGAGAGAGCTTCAGGCTGGGTGGTGCGGTAGTGGGGGAGGGAAGCTGGGTTGGTGCCCTAGAACCTTCTTCCCAGCTTCACTTCCTGCTCGGGGCGGGGCTGTCACTCACTGCCTGCTGTGTCCCACCCCGGCCCGGGTAGGGAGCCAGGCAGGGCCTGGAGCTTCGTGGGGTCCACCCAGAAGTGTGGTTAAGGATGACATGAAGGGATACCAGGTGtgtaggggcaggggcagcagctgtAGCCACCGCCTGCAACACCCACACACatccccagttcaagtcccagctgttccacttccaaagcaGTTCGCTGCTCACGCACcctgggcggggcgggggggcaACAGGTGAGGGCCCaactgcttggttccatccccccgccacccatgcgggagacccggatggagttccaggctcctggcttcagcccggccttTTACTTGCTTCCCATCCGCTGGCCATTCGCCAGGCACACGCCATGACAGGGGCAAAGTGGCATTGCCAGGATGTGCGTCCCAAGCAGCCCTCGGGGCTGGCTCACCAGTGACGACCCGCGGGTCGATGTCAAAGGTGTCGTTGGCTGGGTCCACGTGGCCGTGGGTGTAGTATCGTTGGCACAGAGCAAGCGCAGAGCCGTTGGCCCCGGGGCCACCACCACCCCGGACATAGGCGTACCTGCCCAGCGACACCTCTGGCAGTATCaggtactgcaggcagagaagCGAAGGGGTGGAGGGGGAAGCAGGTGAGCCCTGGTCCCCTGGGCCACCTAACCCACCCTgtgcccacctctgcccacctGGTCCACGGCATAGAAGATGGCCTGGTACAGCTGCTCCTGCGTGTAGGCCGCCAACGTGTCGTCTGCCCCGTCCGAGTAGCCAAGCAGGAAGAGGTGTCGGAAGGCAATGGTATTCTCCTCCCGGAACGTCACGGCCAGCTGATTGCTAAGCCCGAACAGGATGAGCTGTTGAGAGGGGCAGGGCAAGGGGGTGTTGCTGGGATGGGGACCCCGCAGGGCACTGGCAGAGGGGCGGGAGACTGCAGCACGGGAGGAGGGGGCTGGCTCGGGTTTTGGTTTTGCCATTTACACTTGGCAGGGCACACAGTGGGCGCTGGTGGGCGTCCTGGCCATGCCGGGCGACACACGTGCCACTCTGGGACTATGCCAGCGGGGTGGCTATGATCAGAGAGGCCAGCCCGCACGACCCTGGGCCAGAACAATGATCCAAAATCAACCTCTGCTCTTTGGGACATTAAAGGTGTGTTTGGACACAGGCCTTGTTTGCTGGATGCCAGGCGACAGAAGCAACCCCAGGGTGAGGGTACCGGGGACACAGTAGGTCCTGGCGCGGGAGGGGAAGTCAGAGGATGGGAACTCGCTGGGGggcacagccctgcctgccccagaaACAAGAACTGCAAGCAGTGCCCAGTTGTCACCCCTTTTCCAGGGGCTGGCACACAAGAGGGAGGGACAAATGTCTGCCCGGGCTCCCAGGGCTCTGCTGCTGTGTGACTTGGCCCAGGACCTGCAACCTCTCTGAGACTTGGTGGCTTTGGCTCATCCCAGGAGGGGGCCATGACGGCTGCCAGGACGCGGAGGGGCTCCGCGAGAGGAACTGTTCCCCcgcccccccgacacacacacacacacatggatctTAGCGGGCGCCCCCCcgccacacacgcacacatgggTCCCACCTGCCACGGTCACTTTGACGctatggggggagggggtgggcagaCTCAGATCTGTTCCTAAGGCGCTCTTTCCAGGCTCAGGGTTAGGCGGTCAGGGTCATGGTGGCGGGGCAAGGGGACGCTCAGTGGAGCTAACCTGCACAGTGACCACCAGGATCTTGACCACCTGCAGCATGAGCTTGCACGGCTTGCGTCccttggccctgaacttgtcgcAAGGGCTCATGAAGAAGTACTTGAGCCTCCGCCGCAGGTCCTCCTCCTCCgggggggtggcaggggccggGGCAGCCCCCGCCGTCTGGGTCCCATACCCGGGGTTGGGGGTCAGGAGCCGCTCCGACTCTATGGAACAGGATGGGGGCAGTGAGGACCAGGCCTAGCAAGTCCCATCTGCCACCTACACTTGGCAGCCCAAGACCCGGGCAAGGGCTGGCACTGGGATGCAGTGGGTAAAATTGCCATCTGTGATGCCCGGCATCCCATagagatgccagtttgagtcccggctgctccacttcccatccagctccctgcctgtggcttgggaaagcaatgaaagacggcccaaagccttgggaccctgcacccacatgggagacccggaagaagctcctggctccagatcggctcagctctggctgttgtggccaagtGGGGATTGAACCACATGTGGGTCAAAGGTCTTGTTcgctctctgtcaatctgcctttccaataaaaataaataaatctcaaaaaaaaaaacccagatctGGATAAAGAGGGACTTTAACCAGTCATACCGCCTGGCTTTACGCAGCAGCCCTGCGCTGAGGGTATGCGTCTAGATGTGGCCTCACTCGGACGGCCCCAGCTTCCTCCCATCCTGCATGGGGCAGTGGTCACTTCCTGTGGGGATGACTCTTGGGATGCCACGTCCTAAGATGGGGACTCCCAACATGGGTGGTGCCATCACAGCCCATGCACCTGCCGTGGGCTCTGCAATGGGGGTAGTGACGTCATCTCGCGGCTCCTCCCGGGGCGTTCAGCACCCTGGCTTCCCCCTGCCTCCAGGCAGCCCCCTGCTCAGCCACAGTCCACTCGGCCTCTGGACAAACACCCCAGAGGACGACAACCTTTGCCCTCGTCCTGACCCAGCCCCGTGAGGCTGCGCTGTGCCTGCAGGAGGGTGGCTGGCTGGCAACGGCCATGACACACTTGCCCTGAACATCCACGTCACCTTCCTAGGCGTTCAGATTCCTAGAAGTCACCGAGCCACAGGATTAGATTCCGTACTTGCCACTTCCCCCAACAGGTGACGACACCCCCATCCACCCTTCCCACACCTGCCACTTCCTCCCCCTTCCCACCAGGTGACgcccagccccatctcccacCTGCCACTTCCCCCACCAGATGacgcccagccccacccccatctcccacCTGCTACTCCCGCTCCCCCACAGGTAACCTcatccctcccaccccacacccgctactctcccccaccccaccccacccccactggtgaccccccacacacacacacacgtcacttTCCCTAGCAAGTGATACCCGTCCCATACCTTCTTGTCCCCCCTCCCCGAAGTCCTCATCTAAAAACTGCCAACAACAGGCTAGGGGGTGGTGTCAGTTaagccacctgggtctcccacatcccatactggaggacgtgagttcaagtctcagttctgCTTCCCGGCCAGCACCCTGCAAGGCAGTCAGCCAGGACAGCAGTATTTAGCTCACAGCCCCATGCACccctccacacatacacacacacaggggagagcTGCATTGCCTGGATTGAACTCCAGGACCCTGGCCATAGCACCCCGGCCCCCactattgcaggcatctgaggagtaaatgcatgcttcctctttctgtgtcctgcaattcagaaagatcttgcatcctgctggttcactccccaaacggccacaacagccagagctgagccaatatgaagccaggaggcaggagccaggagcttcctccgggtctcccctgcaggcgcagggtcccaaagctttgggccatcctcggctgctttcccaggccacaagcagggagctggatgagaagtggggcagtcagatgcacccat from Ochotona princeps isolate mOchPri1 chromosome 33, mOchPri1.hap1, whole genome shotgun sequence encodes:
- the MCOLN1 gene encoding mucolipin-1, which translates into the protein MAAAAGSRGSESERLLTPNPGYGTQTAGAAPAPATPPEEEDLRRRLKYFFMSPCDKFRAKGRKPCKLMLQVVKILVVTVQLILFGLSNQLAVTFREENTIAFRHLFLLGYSDGADDTLAAYTQEQLYQAIFYAVDQYLILPEVSLGRYAYVRGGGGPGANGSALALCQRYYTHGHVDPANDTFDIDPRVVTDCIQVDPPERPPGPPNEDLGLVDGSSSYKNLTLKFHKLINVTIHFKLKTINLQSLVNNEIPDCYTFSVLITFDNKAHSGRVPIRLETWAHIQECKHTSVFRHGDNSFRLLFDVVVILTCALSFLLCARSLLRGFLLQTEFVGFMWRQRGRVISLWERLEFINGWYILLVTSDLLTISGTIMKIGIEAKNLASYDVCSILLGTSTLLVWVGVIRYLTFFHKYNILIATLRVALPSVIRFCCCVAVIYLGYCFCGWIVLGPYHVKFRSLSMVSECLFSLINGDDMFVTFAAMQAQQGRSSLVWLFSQLYLYSFISLFIYMVLSLFIALITGAYDTIKHPGAGAEKSELQNYIAQCQDSPTSGKFRRGSGSAYSLLCCCRDPSEERSLLVN